GCCGAGGCCAAGCGAAAAGTAATCGTCACATGGATACAACATTTTATCGGGAAAACTCAAATATAAATGAGCAAACAATCGGAGATCATTACAGATCTTCAGATATTCACGTAGCTTAAAAGAATCAAGAATCTTGAACGATTCAGGAATATTccgagattcatgaatctcatAGAATCACAACTCTTCTGAGATTCCAAACGACTACGACTCTTCATTCGATTTTAAGATTCTTTCGGATTTGCATCATATTCACCCAAAAGTAGTTAAGATCATAAAACAAGTATGTTAGTACACCCCTGGGGGCGTATTTTGTTAGTTATTCAACTCGTTATTATTTCATTCAGTCATTCGAGTGTAAAAACTGAAACATAGTAAATGGGCTGAGTGTTCAGAAATATTCCAAATTGGTAAAAATAATACCATATTGTGTACAGTAAAAACGGAATGTTCGTAAACCGAGCGCGCATATTGTGGGGAGGTTAAAAACGATTAATCTTAACTCTTGAGTGTACGCCCTACTTTTTCGAATGGCGATGGCGTGTTGTAAACGTTTGTAAAATGTCGTGTGAGTATGCCTATATTTGCTTTGCTTATTGTCTCATTTCATCAATTGTCAGCGTGTTTTGGTTCCTTCTGTTCTGTTTACTAACTGTCTGGTGAAACCATCTAACGTACCTTCCTCTCCTTTGCTCATCCAAGCCTATCGCCGTTGTTCTTGGATGGTGCGGTACCGTTTGGGTTACCCTGTATCATTTTACCACCTTGTCCACTTTTTATTCTACTTCCAATCCGTATGTGGGCTTTTTACAGATAAATTCTCCGTAGATCAGTCGGCGAGGTGATCATACTGCACTGTGGGCATAACTTCTTTGCCCCCAGCGTGTGCAACCAACATTCCTCACAGTACACGTGCCAACAGCATACCGACACAATGGGTTTACGGAAATCATCCATGCAGATCAGACACTTGGGTCGATTACGCACGTACCCTTCGTATTCGCGAATTTTGGCCTTCAAAGACTCAACGATGCGACTTTCCGTACCCGGAGCCGTATCTACCTCCTTGTCCATCGGTGTGAGTAATGGTGGCGGTGGCTGGGGAGGTGGAACCGGAACGGTGGATTTGCTCGTACCCTCGCCGGGATTGTTCTCTGTCGGTGGTTTTACGGTTTGCGGATCGTTGGCAATCAGCAACTCTCGCAGTGCACTGCTACCGGGCGCATTTTGACCCGTTACTATTACATCCCGCTCCGAGTATTGCGGTGGTCCATATACCTGGCTTTCGTCACCGTCCACGTTCAGCTCGTCGTCCGTATCGTCGGCGTTTGTAATGCGTACACCGAGCCCACTGTGAGTACCCGGGCCCAACATAGCGGTGGCCCGTACGCGCTTCTGTCCAGCCCACTCGTATACATCAAACGACTCACCCTCCACATCGATGCTggcatcgtcatcatcgtcatcctcCTCACTACCGTTGTTCGTCGAGGTGGCTCCATTTCGTTGGGTTTCAGATTTTCTCAGGCACGCCTCCACATGCAGCGTAATATCGTCCAGGGTAACTTTGTTGCAAATGGGACACACATTATCCTCGGGTTTACGTTTTCTCGA
The Anopheles moucheti chromosome 2, idAnoMoucSN_F20_07, whole genome shotgun sequence genome window above contains:
- the LOC128297591 gene encoding E3 ubiquitin-protein ligase RNF220, giving the protein MEVGESEHSGRGFRQRKGRTSPMCCPICGITLRSHEIDHHFAVEVDRLERILKPKKHLPYGGVDDGTNTAGPSYSNGEGPSHGASSSSASRSNGHSGEENTTSSIGPDECWGTYQKIKNNRQARLKLKSRKRKPEDNVCPICNKVTLDDITLHVEACLRKSETQRNGATSTNNGSEEDDDDDDASIDVEGESFDVYEWAGQKRVRATAMLGPGTHSGLGVRITNADDTDDELNVDGDESQVYGPPQYSERDVIVTGQNAPGSSALRELLIANDPQTVKPPTENNPGEGTSKSTVPVPPPQPPPPLLTPMDKEVDTAPGTESRIVESLKAKIREYEGYVRNRPKCLICMDDFRKPIVSVCCWHVYCEECWLHTLGAKKLCPQCSMITSPTDLRRIYL